In a single window of the Parafrankia irregularis genome:
- a CDS encoding acyl-CoA dehydrogenase family protein, which translates to MTTGDVTTGDATTGDATTGRAIGLDEFRAEIRAWLAANLERKAPGAGDGGEARSDEQVAAARPLQRKLFDAGYAGLSFPREYGGRGLTGEYERVFREEARDYATPQFGGAGHVTFTAIARSMLAHASADFLSRHIPPILAGERLWCQFYSEPEAGSDLAGIRTTARRDGDRWVLNGSKIWSTGAHQADYAMCLARTDWDVPKHQGLTWFAVPTGAPGVTVRPIRQINGASGFCEAFLDDVVVTDEDIIGEVNQGWSVAQTMLVYERGAGSSSGVRVEPRELAPDLVELARRAGRLDDPLARQAIATAHINDYAQYHLGRRIAARLRSSAQPQPAVAAYGKLAAGVLSPIRARIGVEIGGAEALLWPEGADEAAALPATTYLNGRMVAIAAGTNEVQRNGIGERVLGLPREPSFDARKPFRDVVRDARSWDGRIG; encoded by the coding sequence GTGACGACGGGCGACGTGACGACGGGCGATGCGACGACGGGCGATGCGACGACAGGCAGGGCGATCGGCCTCGACGAGTTCCGGGCCGAGATCCGCGCGTGGCTGGCCGCGAACCTCGAGCGGAAGGCACCGGGCGCCGGGGACGGCGGGGAGGCCCGCAGCGACGAACAGGTCGCGGCCGCCCGTCCGCTGCAGCGCAAGCTGTTCGACGCCGGGTACGCCGGCCTCTCGTTTCCGCGGGAGTACGGCGGCCGGGGACTGACAGGCGAGTACGAGCGCGTCTTCCGGGAGGAGGCGCGGGACTACGCCACGCCGCAGTTCGGCGGTGCCGGCCATGTCACCTTCACCGCGATCGCCCGGTCGATGCTCGCGCACGCGTCCGCGGACTTCCTGAGCCGGCACATCCCGCCGATCCTGGCGGGGGAGCGGTTGTGGTGCCAGTTCTACTCGGAGCCGGAGGCCGGTTCGGACCTGGCGGGGATCCGGACCACGGCGCGCCGCGACGGAGACCGGTGGGTGCTGAACGGGTCGAAGATCTGGAGCACCGGCGCCCACCAGGCCGACTACGCCATGTGCCTGGCGCGCACGGACTGGGATGTTCCGAAGCATCAGGGCCTGACCTGGTTCGCCGTCCCCACCGGCGCCCCCGGAGTCACGGTGCGGCCGATCCGGCAGATCAACGGCGCGTCCGGCTTCTGCGAGGCGTTCCTCGACGATGTCGTCGTCACCGACGAGGACATCATCGGCGAGGTCAACCAGGGATGGTCGGTCGCGCAGACCATGCTGGTGTACGAGCGAGGCGCCGGGAGCTCGAGCGGGGTCCGGGTCGAGCCGCGGGAGCTGGCTCCCGACCTCGTGGAGCTCGCGCGCAGGGCCGGCCGTCTCGACGACCCGCTTGCCCGGCAGGCGATCGCGACCGCCCACATCAACGACTACGCCCAGTACCACCTCGGCCGGCGGATCGCCGCGCGGCTGCGTAGCTCCGCCCAGCCTCAGCCGGCGGTCGCCGCGTACGGCAAGCTGGCCGCGGGCGTGCTCTCCCCGATCCGGGCCCGGATCGGGGTCGAGATCGGTGGGGCCGAGGCACTGCTGTGGCCCGAGGGGGCCGACGAGGCGGCTGCGCTGCCCGCGACCACGTACCTGAACGGCCGGATGGTAGCGATCGCCGCCGGTACGAACGAGGTGCAGCGCAACGGTATCGGTGAGCGGGTGCTGGGCCTGCCCCGGGAGCCGAGTTTCGACGCCCGCAAGCCGTTCCGGGACGTCGTGCGGGACGCGCGCAGCTGGGACGGCCGGATCGGCTGA
- a CDS encoding SDR family oxidoreductase: MFGDKKVAIITGVGPGMGRSIALGLARYDVDVVLAARQPARLGAVAEEVRRAGRDPLVVPTDITDPASCQALVDAAVERFGGVDVLVQNAHHEGDWAPVADADTERWRAVFDVNLYGTLHLVQSAVPAIRARGGGAVVLVNSGAVLSNPPNLGAYTASKAALAAVARTLAVEVGQWGIRVNGVFLGGVLGDNIRHAAEHQSAAEGITPEEWFARRNATLPLRHMPTPDECAGAVLFLCSDLAAAVTGQHLSVNGGQWTT; encoded by the coding sequence ATGTTCGGCGACAAGAAGGTAGCGATCATCACCGGCGTGGGCCCGGGCATGGGCCGGTCCATCGCGCTGGGCCTCGCCAGGTATGACGTCGACGTCGTCCTCGCCGCCCGCCAGCCCGCCCGCCTCGGCGCGGTGGCCGAGGAGGTGCGCCGCGCCGGTCGCGATCCACTCGTCGTGCCGACCGACATCACCGATCCCGCCTCCTGCCAGGCGCTCGTCGACGCGGCGGTGGAACGTTTCGGAGGCGTCGACGTCCTGGTGCAGAACGCGCACCACGAAGGCGACTGGGCCCCGGTCGCGGACGCCGACACCGAGCGCTGGCGCGCGGTCTTCGACGTCAATCTCTACGGCACGCTGCACCTCGTGCAGTCGGCGGTGCCGGCGATCCGCGCGCGAGGCGGCGGGGCGGTCGTGCTGGTGAACAGCGGCGCGGTACTGTCCAATCCGCCGAACCTCGGCGCGTACACCGCTTCGAAGGCGGCGCTCGCCGCCGTGGCCCGCACGCTCGCGGTCGAGGTCGGGCAGTGGGGCATCCGAGTCAACGGCGTGTTCCTGGGTGGTGTCCTGGGTGACAACATCCGGCACGCGGCGGAGCACCAGTCGGCGGCCGAGGGCATCACCCCCGAGGAATGGTTCGCGCGGCGGAACGCGACGCTGCCGCTGCGGCACATGCCCACCCCCGACGAATGCGCCGGTGCCGTGCTCTTCCTGTGCTCCGACCTGGCAGCGGCCGTGACCGGACAGCATCTGAGCGTCAACGGCGGTCAGTGGACGACCTGA
- a CDS encoding acyl-CoA dehydrogenase family protein, which produces MDDVLTDEQRMLVDASARFIERTCPLEKVRAQAYTDPAFARAYRRQAAELGWFAPLVPADLGGGSMSDNAVFDAALVAYHRGRLLQPGPFVGTNVVAYALAVAGTGEHTAKVLPALLSGEASAAWAPAVPSASASVPVPTGAGRVPGARPWPNRVGGPGNPVSATRSGDGWRLSGRATFVENPGPDGWYLVSAAAEDATATTDGGGGPALVQFLLPADTPGLRVQPLESLDLTRRFVGLEFDGVTVGSAGRLHAADLGDDELIARQLALACVLTAAESVGAMDYELALTVQYAKDRIAFGRPIGSFQALKHVLADASLVLEMSKAITAAAAQRLGEAVGLAGTDVPGRSTDANPAEAGSDLRDYGLEAASMAKAYVGEHGVSLAQNCFQIFGGIGFTWEHDQHLFLRRLTTDAAFFGDPAWHREHLCQLSGI; this is translated from the coding sequence GTGGATGATGTTCTGACCGACGAGCAGCGGATGCTGGTGGACGCGTCCGCGCGTTTCATCGAACGCACCTGTCCGCTGGAGAAGGTCCGCGCGCAGGCGTACACCGATCCCGCCTTCGCCAGGGCGTATCGGCGCCAGGCGGCCGAGCTGGGTTGGTTCGCGCCGCTCGTTCCCGCCGACCTCGGCGGCGGGAGCATGTCCGACAACGCGGTTTTCGACGCCGCCCTGGTCGCCTACCACCGCGGCCGCCTGCTGCAGCCGGGTCCGTTTGTCGGGACCAACGTCGTGGCGTACGCCCTCGCGGTCGCGGGCACCGGCGAGCACACGGCGAAGGTGCTGCCCGCCCTGCTGTCGGGGGAGGCCTCGGCGGCCTGGGCACCCGCGGTGCCGTCGGCGTCGGCGTCGGTGCCGGTGCCGACGGGAGCCGGCCGCGTGCCGGGCGCCCGCCCGTGGCCGAACCGTGTCGGTGGCCCGGGAAATCCTGTGTCGGCGACCAGGAGCGGCGATGGCTGGCGCCTGTCCGGGCGGGCCACCTTCGTGGAGAACCCCGGCCCGGACGGCTGGTATCTCGTGTCCGCCGCGGCCGAAGACGCCACAGCGACCACCGACGGCGGCGGCGGGCCGGCGCTCGTGCAGTTCCTGCTGCCGGCGGACACGCCCGGCCTGCGTGTGCAGCCCCTGGAATCGCTGGATCTCACCCGCCGGTTCGTCGGCCTGGAGTTCGACGGCGTCACCGTCGGGTCCGCCGGCCGGCTGCACGCGGCCGATCTCGGCGACGACGAGCTCATCGCCAGGCAGCTCGCCCTCGCCTGCGTCCTGACCGCGGCGGAGTCGGTCGGCGCGATGGACTACGAGCTCGCGCTGACAGTCCAGTACGCGAAGGACCGGATCGCGTTCGGCCGCCCGATCGGCTCGTTCCAGGCGCTCAAGCACGTGCTGGCGGACGCCAGTCTGGTGCTGGAGATGAGCAAGGCGATCACGGCCGCCGCGGCCCAGCGCCTCGGCGAGGCGGTCGGCCTCGCCGGCACGGACGTGCCGGGGCGGTCCACGGACGCGAACCCGGCCGAGGCGGGCTCCGACCTGCGGGACTACGGCCTGGAGGCGGCGAGCATGGCGAAGGCCTACGTCGGAGAACACGGCGTCTCCCTGGCCCAGAACTGTTTCCAGATCTTCGGCGGGATCGGCTTCACCTGGGAGCACGACCAGCACCTGTTCCTGCGCCGCCTGACCACCGACGCGGCGTTCTTCGGTGACCCGGCCTGGCATCGGGAGCACCTGTGCCAGCTTTCCGGGATCTAG
- a CDS encoding enoyl-CoA hydratase-related protein produces MPATGAFEDVRLDIDDPVAVVTIDRPGSMNAFRGQTLRELHQAFTLAEHDRRVVGIVLTGAGDRAFSAGLDVAVLHAQVTSGGTATPPVDEGWGGPFPGSPAMADLQRMLTWPMAIRKPVIAAVNGVCAGGAFLLAAACDLRFAADTARFTTVYSRRGLIAEQGVSWLLPRLVGPAHALDLLWSSRVVSAPEALAIGLAQRVVPPDRLLDECRAYIAKLARLASPHSMMVSKQLVYQHLQRDLGEAVDQTDRLMRESFRRPDPVEGATAFLERREPRFDRLDLLPPA; encoded by the coding sequence ATGCCAGCAACCGGCGCGTTCGAGGACGTTCGCCTGGACATCGATGATCCGGTCGCCGTCGTGACGATCGACCGGCCCGGGAGCATGAACGCCTTCCGGGGGCAGACGCTGCGCGAGCTACACCAGGCGTTCACGCTCGCCGAGCACGATCGGCGGGTGGTGGGCATCGTTCTCACCGGCGCCGGTGATCGCGCCTTCTCCGCCGGCCTCGACGTCGCCGTGCTGCACGCCCAGGTCACCTCGGGTGGCACGGCCACACCCCCGGTGGACGAAGGCTGGGGTGGGCCCTTCCCAGGCTCACCGGCCATGGCGGACCTGCAGCGCATGCTCACCTGGCCGATGGCCATCCGCAAGCCGGTGATCGCCGCCGTGAACGGTGTGTGCGCCGGCGGGGCCTTCCTGCTGGCAGCGGCCTGCGACCTGCGGTTCGCCGCCGACACGGCGCGCTTCACGACGGTGTACTCCCGGCGCGGCCTGATCGCCGAGCAGGGCGTCAGCTGGCTGCTGCCGCGCCTCGTGGGGCCCGCCCACGCCCTCGACCTGCTCTGGTCGTCCCGGGTCGTCTCGGCCCCGGAGGCACTGGCCATCGGTCTCGCCCAGCGGGTCGTGCCGCCGGATCGCCTGTTGGACGAATGTCGCGCGTACATCGCCAAGCTGGCCCGCCTGGCGTCGCCGCACTCGATGATGGTGTCCAAACAGCTCGTCTACCAGCACCTTCAGCGCGATCTCGGCGAGGCCGTCGACCAGACCGACCGCCTCATGCGGGAGTCCTTCCGCCGCCCGGACCCCGTCGAGGGTGCCACGGCGTTCCTGGAACGCCGTGAGCCCAGGTTCGACCGCCTGGATCTGCTCCCACCGGCCTGA
- a CDS encoding mycofactocin-coupled SDR family oxidoreductase gives MGKLEGRVAFITGAARGQGRSHALRLAAAGADIIAVDICEQIPSVPYPLATPEDLAQTARAVEGLGRGIVTVKADVRERSQLREALDQGLARFGRLDIVLANAGICPWDDLTLCSGFIDGTDVDLIGVMNTVAVSLPHLGAGASIVLTGSTAGMMKGTVEGIGSGGVAYSWAKQTVFRYTETLALQLAPHSIRLNAVHPTNVNTPLLQNDRLYRTFRPDLENPTREDAEVAFPAMQAMPIPYIEPEDVSDLVFFLVSDDSKFITGMNIRVDAGGMLKGEPAL, from the coding sequence ATGGGCAAGCTTGAGGGACGGGTCGCCTTCATCACCGGTGCGGCGCGGGGACAGGGCCGGAGCCACGCCCTGAGGCTGGCGGCCGCGGGCGCCGACATCATCGCGGTGGACATCTGCGAGCAGATCCCGAGCGTGCCGTACCCACTGGCGACGCCGGAGGATCTCGCGCAGACCGCCAGGGCCGTGGAGGGACTCGGCCGCGGGATCGTGACGGTGAAGGCGGACGTCCGTGAACGCTCACAGCTACGGGAGGCACTGGACCAGGGACTGGCCCGGTTCGGCCGTCTCGACATCGTGCTCGCGAACGCGGGGATCTGCCCGTGGGACGATCTGACGCTGTGCAGCGGGTTCATCGACGGAACCGACGTGGACCTCATCGGCGTGATGAACACGGTGGCGGTGAGCCTGCCGCATCTGGGCGCGGGTGCCTCGATCGTCCTGACCGGTTCGACGGCCGGGATGATGAAGGGCACGGTCGAGGGGATCGGGTCCGGCGGGGTGGCGTACTCCTGGGCGAAGCAGACCGTGTTCCGCTACACCGAGACGCTGGCGCTGCAACTCGCGCCGCACAGCATCCGGCTGAACGCGGTGCACCCGACCAACGTGAACACCCCCCTGCTGCAGAACGACCGGCTCTACCGCACCTTCCGCCCGGATCTTGAGAACCCCACCCGGGAGGACGCGGAAGTCGCCTTCCCCGCGATGCAGGCGATGCCGATCCCCTACATCGAACCGGAGGATGTCAGCGACCTGGTGTTCTTCCTCGTCTCCGACGACTCGAAGTTCATCACCGGTATGAACATCCGTGTCGACGCCGGCGGCATGCTCAAGGGCGAGCCCGCCCTCTGA
- a CDS encoding ABC transporter substrate-binding protein, with amino-acid sequence MKQAARLASRAVAVLATSCAVMAGMTACSDDESDPATSAPAVTIADIKAGPESGWSDGGFQPDLSTMKCGQTASDPSRGVTDTEITIGGLAYLTSPSGSSMAGTEEGARARFERANAEGGINGRKINYVGTLDDGNDPARNGSQAKVLVDQKKIFAAVPVMTSSASYLDTFCDETVPFFGWGFNSGFCNTSVGFGVTGCLLPGKEITATATTYGVMLNALFDGDASGRTVALVGNDGDTARAGLASIARQMKAVGLDVVYQETPVPAAGLTDATPVVNALMTASKGSPPDVVFYGTDFSTTLKLTEALDSAGFKGKHLNTVGYDPRLAAAKVDGLSGAYTSLQWQPGTDVSVPAIKQMADDITKYAPQTVLSLPTMAGYWAADMFVAAATKAGKDLTVDSIMKVLNGDFSYHVDGAVAESRWPFNHFVSTPCTSVVQLAGDKYDVTSKLACGAYLKS; translated from the coding sequence ATGAAGCAAGCGGCACGATTAGCTTCCCGAGCCGTCGCGGTGCTGGCCACGTCCTGCGCCGTCATGGCCGGCATGACGGCCTGTTCGGACGACGAGTCCGACCCGGCCACGAGTGCCCCCGCCGTCACCATCGCCGACATCAAGGCGGGACCGGAGTCCGGCTGGAGCGACGGCGGTTTCCAGCCCGACCTGTCCACGATGAAGTGCGGCCAGACGGCGTCCGATCCCAGCCGGGGAGTCACGGACACCGAGATCACGATCGGTGGTCTCGCCTATCTGACGAGCCCGTCCGGCTCCTCGATGGCCGGCACGGAGGAGGGTGCGCGAGCTCGGTTCGAGCGTGCCAACGCCGAGGGTGGCATCAACGGCAGGAAGATCAACTACGTCGGGACCCTGGACGACGGCAACGACCCCGCGCGCAACGGCTCGCAGGCCAAGGTGCTCGTCGACCAGAAGAAGATCTTCGCCGCGGTACCGGTGATGACCAGCAGTGCCAGCTACCTCGACACCTTCTGCGACGAGACCGTTCCGTTCTTCGGCTGGGGTTTCAACTCGGGGTTCTGCAACACCTCGGTCGGCTTCGGCGTCACCGGATGCCTGCTGCCCGGCAAGGAGATCACGGCGACGGCGACCACCTACGGCGTCATGCTCAACGCGCTGTTCGACGGCGATGCGTCCGGCAGGACCGTCGCCCTCGTCGGTAACGACGGCGACACCGCACGGGCCGGGCTGGCCTCCATCGCCAGGCAGATGAAGGCAGTCGGCCTCGACGTCGTGTACCAGGAGACGCCGGTACCCGCTGCCGGCCTGACGGACGCCACGCCGGTCGTGAACGCGCTCATGACGGCCAGCAAGGGCTCGCCGCCTGACGTGGTCTTCTACGGCACCGACTTCAGTACGACGCTCAAGCTGACCGAGGCTCTGGACTCCGCCGGGTTCAAGGGGAAGCACCTCAACACCGTCGGCTATGACCCGCGCCTGGCCGCCGCCAAGGTCGACGGCCTGTCCGGCGCCTACACCTCCCTGCAGTGGCAGCCCGGCACCGACGTCTCCGTGCCGGCGATCAAGCAGATGGCCGACGACATCACGAAGTACGCCCCCCAGACCGTGCTCAGTCTGCCGACGATGGCCGGGTACTGGGCTGCCGACATGTTCGTCGCCGCGGCGACGAAGGCCGGCAAGGATCTGACCGTCGACTCGATCATGAAGGTCCTCAACGGCGATTTCTCCTACCACGTCGATGGCGCGGTCGCCGAGTCCCGCTGGCCGTTCAACCACTTCGTGTCCACGCCGTGCACGTCCGTCGTCCAGCTTGCTGGCGACAAGTACGACGTCACCAGCAAGCTGGCCTGCGGCGCCTACCTGAAGAGCTGA
- a CDS encoding SDR family NAD(P)-dependent oxidoreductase, giving the protein MIGDRLRLDGRTVVVAGAGGSGIGTAVCVAAVELGANVVGIDLDTAALADAEAVVGDVVAPVVGRDRLGTFRGVVANVLLKREVDAAVADAVAAFGSVDGLVHVVGGQRPRHWQPLDDFPVTDLDEVIDLNLRSALLTSQAAARAMTASARGGSIVHIASVAGLVAAPFSLAYGVGKAGLLSLTRTAAAEWGPRGIRVNAVGTGTIRTPHSRGNDAADAARDAVLPLRRRGTVEELAGAVMFLLSDLAGFVTGQTLVVDGGSTIRPSYLGPDDIPVFMEDGELRQRLLQR; this is encoded by the coding sequence ATGATCGGCGACCGGCTGCGGCTCGACGGCCGAACCGTGGTGGTCGCAGGCGCCGGGGGAAGCGGCATCGGTACCGCGGTGTGCGTGGCCGCCGTCGAGCTCGGCGCGAACGTCGTCGGCATCGACCTCGACACCGCGGCGCTCGCGGATGCCGAAGCGGTGGTGGGCGACGTGGTCGCACCGGTGGTCGGCCGGGATCGGCTCGGCACGTTCCGCGGTGTCGTGGCGAACGTCCTGCTCAAAAGGGAGGTCGACGCCGCCGTTGCCGACGCCGTGGCGGCGTTCGGATCGGTCGACGGGCTGGTGCACGTGGTCGGCGGCCAGCGGCCCCGGCACTGGCAGCCGCTCGACGACTTCCCGGTCACCGATCTCGACGAGGTCATCGACCTGAACCTGCGCTCGGCGCTGCTGACCAGCCAGGCCGCCGCCCGGGCGATGACGGCCTCGGCGCGTGGTGGCAGCATCGTCCACATCGCCTCGGTCGCCGGTCTCGTCGCGGCCCCTTTCAGCCTCGCCTACGGCGTGGGCAAGGCAGGACTTCTCTCCCTCACCCGGACGGCGGCCGCGGAGTGGGGCCCGCGGGGCATCCGGGTCAACGCGGTTGGCACCGGCACCATCCGCACCCCGCACAGCCGAGGGAACGACGCGGCAGACGCCGCCCGGGACGCCGTGCTGCCGCTGCGCCGCCGCGGCACCGTGGAGGAACTTGCCGGCGCGGTGATGTTCCTGCTCAGCGACCTCGCCGGCTTCGTCACCGGACAGACCCTCGTGGTGGACGGCGGTTCCACCATCCGCCCGTCGTACCTGGGGCCGGACGACATCCCGGTCTTCATGGAGGACGGAGAGCTCCGCCAGCGGTTGCTCCAGCGTTGA
- a CDS encoding cytochrome P450, which produces MSDLYWDPISPELRDDPYPLWRRLRDEAPVYRNDRLDFYALSRFADIEAAHRDAETFSSNHGTTLETMSPEPMDSAMMIWLDPPRHTTLRKLVSRAFTVRRVSALEDRIREICAELLDPRIGSGGFDFVQDFSAILPPTVISILLGVPRSEREELRQVVDNVFHMEEGVGMANEVSYTALTELGLRLGAHFADRRTNARDDVFTDLVAAEVADEVTGEPRRLTDEELASFAILLFSAGSETVARNLGWAASLLDQHPDQRAELARDPALIPGALEEILRFEPPSPVNARWSTRDITVGDQMIPANSRVILITGSAGRDERQYTNPDVFDIHRKVDLHMTFGYGMHFCLGAALARREGRIGLEETLRRWPDWTVDREATEMLYTSTVRGPLRLPVRV; this is translated from the coding sequence ATGAGCGATCTCTACTGGGACCCGATCTCACCCGAGCTGCGCGACGACCCGTACCCGCTCTGGCGGCGGCTGCGGGACGAGGCGCCGGTCTACCGCAACGACCGCCTCGACTTCTACGCACTGTCCCGCTTCGCCGACATCGAGGCGGCGCACCGTGATGCGGAGACGTTCAGCTCGAACCACGGCACGACCCTCGAGACGATGTCGCCGGAGCCGATGGACTCGGCGATGATGATCTGGCTCGACCCGCCCAGGCACACCACGCTGCGCAAGCTCGTCTCGCGGGCGTTCACGGTCCGCCGGGTGTCGGCTCTGGAGGACCGCATCCGCGAGATCTGCGCGGAGCTGCTCGACCCGCGGATCGGCTCGGGCGGTTTCGACTTCGTCCAGGACTTCTCCGCGATCCTCCCGCCGACGGTCATCTCGATCCTGCTCGGTGTGCCCCGCAGCGAGCGGGAGGAACTGCGCCAGGTCGTCGACAACGTCTTCCACATGGAGGAGGGCGTCGGCATGGCGAACGAGGTGTCCTACACGGCGTTGACCGAGCTCGGGCTGCGCCTGGGCGCGCACTTCGCGGACCGCCGCACGAACGCGCGCGACGACGTCTTCACCGACCTGGTCGCCGCCGAGGTCGCCGACGAGGTGACCGGCGAGCCGCGCCGGCTCACGGACGAGGAACTCGCCAGTTTCGCGATCCTGCTGTTCAGCGCCGGCAGCGAGACGGTCGCGCGCAACCTCGGCTGGGCGGCGAGCCTCCTGGACCAGCATCCCGACCAGCGGGCGGAGCTCGCACGGGACCCGGCACTGATCCCCGGGGCGTTGGAGGAGATCCTCCGTTTCGAACCACCGTCCCCGGTCAACGCCCGATGGTCGACCCGCGACATCACCGTCGGCGACCAGATGATCCCGGCGAACTCCCGGGTCATCCTCATCACCGGCTCGGCGGGCCGCGACGAGCGGCAGTACACGAACCCGGACGTCTTCGACATCCATCGCAAGGTCGACCTGCACATGACCTTCGGGTACGGGATGCACTTCTGTCTCGGGGCGGCGCTGGCCCGCCGTGAAGGCCGCATCGGTCTGGAGGAGACGTTGCGGCGGTGGCCGGACTGGACGGTGGACCGCGAGGCCACCGAGATGCTCTACACCAGCACCGTCCGCGGTCCGCTGCGGCTACCCGTCCGAGTCTGA
- a CDS encoding LLM class F420-dependent oxidoreductase, producing the protein MRIDGGMPSVLAGVPAAAGALERMGYDGAWCGEVNHDPFLPLVLASEHTTRLEIGTCIAVAFARNPMSVAQLGWDLQTYSEGRFVLGLGSQVRAHIENRFGMPWGKPVGRMREFVLALRAIWSSWQDGSPLRFEGEHYTHKLMTPAFVPEPHPHGQPKIFVAAVGTGMTRMCGEVADGMHTHAFTTRRYLEEVTLPALAEGLDAAGRDRGDVQVCCPAFVATGADDAQVAVAADAMRQRIAFYGSTPAYRAVLELHGWGDLQTELRALSLRGEWATMGTLIDDEILDAFAVVAPLDTLADRVRERFEGVVDRLMLSLPTGTPAATVEAVLNDVRASRATG; encoded by the coding sequence ATGCGGATCGATGGTGGGATGCCGTCCGTGCTTGCCGGGGTGCCGGCTGCGGCCGGCGCACTGGAGCGGATGGGGTACGACGGCGCGTGGTGCGGCGAGGTGAACCACGACCCGTTCCTGCCGCTCGTGCTGGCCTCCGAGCACACCACCCGCCTCGAGATCGGGACCTGCATCGCGGTGGCGTTCGCGCGCAACCCGATGTCCGTCGCCCAGCTCGGCTGGGACCTGCAGACATACTCCGAGGGCAGGTTCGTCCTGGGCCTGGGCTCGCAGGTGCGAGCGCACATCGAGAACCGGTTCGGGATGCCGTGGGGGAAGCCGGTCGGCCGGATGCGGGAGTTCGTCCTCGCGCTGCGCGCGATCTGGTCGTCCTGGCAGGACGGGAGCCCGCTGCGCTTCGAGGGTGAGCACTACACCCACAAGCTCATGACGCCGGCCTTCGTCCCCGAGCCGCACCCGCACGGCCAGCCGAAGATCTTCGTCGCCGCGGTCGGTACGGGGATGACCCGGATGTGCGGTGAGGTGGCGGACGGGATGCACACGCACGCCTTCACAACCCGCCGATACCTGGAAGAGGTGACTCTCCCGGCCCTTGCCGAGGGTCTCGACGCCGCCGGCCGTGACCGCGGCGACGTCCAGGTCTGCTGCCCGGCGTTCGTGGCGACCGGGGCGGACGACGCCCAGGTGGCTGTGGCCGCGGACGCGATGCGCCAGCGCATCGCGTTCTACGGGTCGACCCCCGCGTACCGGGCGGTGCTCGAACTGCACGGCTGGGGTGACCTGCAGACCGAGCTGCGGGCGTTGTCGCTGCGCGGGGAGTGGGCGACGATGGGCACCCTGATCGACGACGAGATCCTCGACGCGTTCGCGGTTGTGGCACCGCTGGACACGCTCGCGGACCGGGTCCGCGAGCGCTTCGAGGGCGTGGTCGACCGGCTGATGCTGAGCCTGCCCACCGGCACGCCCGCGGCAACCGTCGAAGCGGTGCTGAACGACGTACGCGCATCCCGCGCCACCGGTTAG
- a CDS encoding SDR family oxidoreductase, producing MKRIVVLGASSGLGRCIALGLAERGHRVAMLARRLSRLEAAAEEAGDGAVAIACDVTVESSCREAITRAADAMGGIDGLVYSTGLITIMPIEKMDAAAWGRLFATNVTGASLITAAALPHLTESHGSAVYLSSISASAGPPWPFIGGYAVSKAALDKMIEAWNVEHPSVGFTRLTIGDCLGGEGDSATGSLTGNDPEHIGRAVNEWQRLGYLTGHFIDVEHLVDVTDATLGFGASSVVPSLTLVPRPAGRPTPSPVDTLTGKATP from the coding sequence ATGAAACGGATTGTCGTGCTTGGCGCCTCCAGCGGCCTGGGCCGCTGCATCGCCCTCGGTCTCGCGGAGCGGGGCCACCGGGTCGCCATGCTCGCCCGCCGGCTCAGCCGGCTCGAGGCGGCGGCCGAGGAGGCAGGTGACGGCGCCGTCGCGATCGCCTGCGATGTCACCGTGGAGTCGTCCTGCCGGGAGGCGATCACGCGAGCCGCCGACGCGATGGGTGGCATCGACGGCCTCGTGTACTCCACCGGCCTGATCACCATCATGCCCATCGAGAAGATGGATGCGGCAGCCTGGGGCAGGCTCTTCGCCACCAATGTCACCGGCGCCTCGCTGATCACCGCGGCGGCGCTGCCGCATCTCACCGAGTCCCACGGGTCGGCGGTGTACCTGTCGTCGATCAGCGCCTCGGCGGGGCCTCCGTGGCCGTTCATCGGCGGCTATGCGGTGAGCAAGGCCGCGCTGGACAAGATGATCGAGGCCTGGAACGTCGAGCATCCCTCGGTCGGCTTCACCCGCCTGACAATCGGCGACTGCCTGGGCGGCGAGGGAGACTCGGCGACCGGCTCGCTCACCGGCAACGACCCGGAGCACATCGGACGGGCAGTCAACGAGTGGCAGCGCCTCGGCTACCTGACGGGCCATTTCATCGATGTCGAGCACCTCGTCGACGTCACGGACGCCACCCTCGGCTTCGGCGCCAGCAGCGTGGTGCCGTCGCTGACGCTTGTCCCGCGCCCCGCCGGCCGTCCGACGCCGTCCCCCGTCGACACGCTGACGGGAAAAGCAACCCCTTGA